In Rhinopithecus roxellana isolate Shanxi Qingling chromosome 4, ASM756505v1, whole genome shotgun sequence, a single genomic region encodes these proteins:
- the TTLL2 gene encoding probable tubulin polyglutamylase TTLL2 has translation MEEDEPSGALLKPLVFRVDETTPAVVQSVLLERGWNKFDEQEQNAEDWNLYWRTSSFRMTEHINVKPWQQLNHHPGTTKLTRKDCLAKHLKHMRRMYGTSLYQFIPLTFVMPNDYTKFVAEYFQERQMLGTKRSYWICKPAELSRGRGILIFSDFKDFIVDDMYIVQKYISNPLLIGRYKCDLRIYVCVTGFKPLTIYVYQEGLVRFATEKFDLSNLQNNYAHLTNSSINKSGASYEKIKEVIGHGCKWTLSRFFSYLRSWDVDDLLLWKKIHRMVILTILAIAPSVPFAANCFELFGFDVLIDDSLKPWLLEVNCSPALTLDCSTDVLKRKLVHDIIDLIYLNGLRNEGREASNATHRNSNIDAAKSDRGGLDAHHCLPYESLSFTSRMYNKDDSVVEKAVSVHPKAAPASQLEGEMSGQEDFHLSTKEMAQSKPKIQSRHTRHKTLMPYASLFQSHSCKTKTSPRVLSDHGKAPDPQAGNFVLVFPFNEATLGASRNGLNVKRIIQELQKLMNKQHS, from the coding sequence ATGGAGGAAGATGAACCTTCAGGGGCCCTCTTGAAGCCACTGGTTTTTCGTGTTGATGAGACCACCCCGGCTGTGGTGCAAAGCGTCCTCCTGGAGCGGGGGTGGAATAAGTTTGACGAGCAGGAGCAGAACGCGGAGGACTGGAACCTGTACTGGAGGACGTCCTCTTTCCGAATGACCGAACACATCAATGTTAAACCGTGGCAGCAGCTAAACCACCACCCTGGAACCACCAAGCTAACCAGGAAAGACTGTTTGGCCAAACACCTGAAGCATATGAGGAGGATGTACGGCACTTCCCTGTACCAGTTCATCCCCCTGACCTTCGTCATGCCCAATGACTACACCAAGTTTGTGGCTGAATACTTTCAGGAGAGGCAGATGCTGGGCACCAAGCGTAGCTATTGGATTTGCAAGCCTGCTGAGTTATCTCGTGGGAGGGGGATACTAATTTTCAGTGACTTCAAAGACTTCATCGTTGATGATATGTACATAGTGCAGAAATATATCTCCAACCCTTTACTTATTGGCAGATATAAGTGTGATCTCCGCATCTATGTTTGTGTTACTGGCTTTAAGCCTTTGACCATTTATGTTTATCAGGAAGGGTTGGTTCGGTTTGCCACGGAAAAGTTTGACCTCAGTAACCTGCAAAACAATTACGCCCATTTGACCAACAGCAGCATTAATAAATCCGGGGCCTCTTATGAGAAGATCAAAGAAGTGATTGGTCATGGTTGTAAGTGGACGCTCAGCAGATTCTTTTCCTACCTCCGTAGCTGGGATGTGGACGATCTGCTTTTGTGGAAGAAAATCCACCGCATGGTTATTCTCACCATTCTCGCCATTGCGCCATCCGTCCCCTTTGCTGCCAATTGCTTTGAGCTCTTTGGGTTTGATGTTTTGATTGACGACAGCTTGAAACCATGGCTTTTAGAGGTCAACTGCAGCCCAGCCTTGACCTTGGATTGTTCAACAGATGTGTTGAAGAGAAAACTTGTCCACGATATTATTGACCTGATTTACTTAAATGGTCTAAGAAATGAGGGGAGAGAAGCCAGTAACGCCACACATAGAAATTCCAACATCGACGCTGCAAAAAGTGACAGAGGTGGGCTTGATGCTCATCACTGTCTTCCTTATGAGTCTCTTTCATTCACAAGCAGAATGTACAACAAGGATGACTCTGTGGTGGAGAAAGCTGTGAGTGTGCATCCTAAAGCTGCACCTGCCTCCCAGCTGGAAGGAGAGATGAGTGGGCAGGAGGATTTTCATCTGTCAACAAAGGAGATGGCACAAAGCAAGCCCAAGATACAGAGCAGGCACACGCGTCACAAGACACTCATGCCCTACGCGTCCCTCTTCCAGTCGCACTCCTGCAAGACCAAGACCTCCCCGCGTGTCCTCTCAGACCACGGCAAAGCTCCAGATCCCCAAGCAGGcaactttgttcttgtttttcctttcaatgAAGCGACTCTTGGAGCTTCCAGAAATGGATTAAATGTCAAAAGAATAATCCAAGAGCTCCAGAAACTAATGAATAAGCAACATTCCTaa